One region of Acanthopagrus latus isolate v.2019 chromosome 24, fAcaLat1.1, whole genome shotgun sequence genomic DNA includes:
- the LOC119015534 gene encoding ATP synthase subunit beta, mitochondrial, translating to MLGAVGRCCTGALQALKPGVQPLKALVGSPAVLSRRDYVAPAAAAATANGRIVAVIGAVVDVQFDEGLPPILNALEVAGRESRLVLEVAQHLGENTVRTIAMDGTEGLVRGQKVLDTGAPIRIPVGPETLGRIMNVIGEPIDERGPISTKQTAPIHAEAPEFTDMSVEQEILVTGIKVVDLLAPYAKGGKIGLFGGAGVGKTVLIMELINNVAKAHGGYSVFAGVGERTREGNDLYHEMIESGVINLKDTTSKVALVYGQMNEPPGARARVALTGLTVAEYFRDQEGQDVLLFIDNIFRFTQAGSEVSALLGRIPSAVGYQPTLATDMGTMQERITTTKKGSITSVQAIYVPADDLTDPAPATTFAHLDATTVLSRAIAELGIYPAVDPLDSTSRIMDPNIVGAEHYDVARGVQKILQDYKSLQDIIAILGMDELSEEDRLTVARARKIQRFLSQPFQVAEVFTGHMGKLVPLKETIKGFQSILAGEYDALPEQAFYMVGPIEEVVQKAEKLAEEHS from the exons ATGTTGGGAGCTGTGGGACGCTGCTGCACCGGGGCTCTGCAGGCTCTCAAGCCTGGGGTCCAGCCCCTGAAAGCTCTCGTTGGATCCCCAGCCGTCCTCTCAC GCAGAGATTATGTCGCacctgccgccgctgctgccaccgccaacGGGCGCATTGTGGCCGTCATTGGTGCCGTCGTCGACGTCCAGTTCGATGAGGGCCTCCCTCCCATCCTCAACGCCCTGGAAGTAGCCGGCCGCGAATCCAGGCTAGTCCTGGAGGTTGCACAGCATCTTG gggAGAACACAGTGCGTACCATTGCCATGGATGGTACAGAGGGTCTGGTGCGTGGACAGAAGGTTCTGGACACTGGAGCCCCCATCAGAATCCCAGTGGGACCCGAGACCCTGGGCAGGATCATGAATGTCATTGGGGAGCCCATCGACGAGAGGGGTCCCATCTCCACCAAGCA GACTGCACCCATCCACGCTGAGGCCCCTGAATTCACCGACATGAGTGTGGAGCAGGAGATTCTGGTGACTGGCATCAAGGTTGTGGACCTGCTGGCCCCCTACGCCAAGGGAGGAAAGATCG GTCTGTTCGGTGGTGCTGGTGTCGGCAAGACTGTGTTGATCATGGAGCTTATTAACAACGTGGCCAAGGCCCATGGTGGTTACTCCGTGTTCGCCGGTGTGGGAGAGCGTACCCGCGAGGGAAACGACTTGTACCATGAAATGATTGAGTCTGGTGTCATCAACCTGAAGGACACCACCTCCAAG GTGGCGCTGGTGTACGGACAGATGAACGAGCCCCCAGGTGCCCGTGCCAGGGTGGCTCTGACTGGTCTCACCGTAGCCGAGTACTTCCGTGACCAGGAGGGTCAGGATGTGCTGCTCTTCATTGACAACATCTTCCGCTTCACACAGGCTGGCTCTGAG GTGTCTGCCCTGCTGGGTCGTATCCCCTCTGCTGTGGGTTACCAGCCCACTCTGGCCACTGACATGGGTACCATGCAGGAGAGAATCACCACCACCAAGAAGGGTTCAATCACATCTGTGCAG GCCATCTATGTGCCAGCTGATGATTTGACTGACCCTGCCCCCGCCACCACCTTCGCTCACTTGGACGCCACAACTGTGTTGTCCCGCGCCATCGCTGAGCTGGGTATCTACCCCGCTGTCGACCCCCTGGACTCCACCTCCCGTATCATGGACCCCAACATTGTCGGAGCTGAGCACTACGATGTTGCTCGTGGTGTGCAGAAAATCCTTCAG GACTACAAATCCCTGCAGGATATCATTGCCATCCTGGGTATGGATGAGTTGTCTGAGGAGGACAGACTGACTGTGGCCCGCGCACGTAAGATCCAGCGTTTCCTGTCCCAGCCCTTCCAGGTGGCTGAGGTCTTCACTGGCCACATGGGCAAGCTGGTGCCCCTCAAGGAGACCATCAAGGGCTTCCAGAGCATCCTTGCAG GTGAGTATGACGCTCTGCCCGAGCAGGCTTTCTACATGGTCGGCCCCATCGAGGAAGTCGTTCAGAAGGCAGAGAAGCTGGCTGAGGAGCACTCATAA
- the LOC119015536 gene encoding retinol dehydrogenase 16-like codes for MFLYLLGLLVFYYLYRWVRELPRVPDKGNKYVYITGCDSGFGNLLARHLDKKGFRVIASCFTEKGEEELKKACSGNLITTHLDVRSKDSVAKVAAMIKDKVGGRGLWAVVNNAGVSVPSAPCDWLTIDDYKHMLDVNLNGVIAVTLSVLPLIKKARGRVVNVASVFGRISPTGGPYTVSKYGVEGFNDSLRLNMAAFGVKVLCIEPGFFKTNVTDSAILSKNVQMLWDRLPQEVKDDYGTEYMTKVQVLIKDKVAKMSDGDLMKVVSCMEHAVAAVRPRTRYSPGWDAKLFWLPLSYMPTCISDYILGREAIPIAKPMQ; via the exons ATGTTCCTGTACCTCCTGGGGCTGCTGGTTTTCTACTACCTGTACCGCTGGGTCAGGGAGCTTCCAAGAGTCCCTGACAAAGGAAACAAGTATGTGTACATCACAGGCTGCGACTCGGGCTTTGGAAACCTCCTGGCCCGCCATCTGGACAAGAAGGGCTTCAGAGTGATTGCTTCTTGTTTCACCGAGAAGGGagaagaggagctgaagaaggcgTGCTCAGGCAACCTGATAACAACACACCTGGATGTTCGGTCCAAGGACAGTGTTGCCAAAGTTGCAGCGATGATCAAGGACAAAGTGGGGGGGCGTG GTTTGTGGGCTGTGGTGAACAATGCAGGCGTGTCCGTCCCCTCTGCCCCGTGTGATTGGCTGACCATTGATGACTACAAGCACATGCTGGATGTGAACCTGAACGGGGTGATTGCGGTGACCCTAAGCGTCCTGCCgcttatcaagaaggccaggGGGAGGGTGGTCAACGTAGCCAGTGTGTTTGGGAGGATCAGTCCTACAGGAGGCCCGTACACTGTCTCCAAGTATGGTGTGGAGGGTTTCAATGACAGCCTCAG GTTGAACATGGCAGCTTTTGGTGTCAAAGTCCTCTGCATTGAGCCGGGATTCTTCAAGACAAACGTGACTGACTCTGCTATCCTGAGCAAAAACGTCCAGATGCTGTGGGACAGATTGCCCCAGGAGGTCAAAGATGACTATGGAACAGAATATATGACAAAGG tgcAAGTGCTTATAAAAGACAAAGTTGCCAAGATGAGTGATGGGGATCTAATGAAGGTGGTCAGCTGTATGGAGCACGCTGTAGCCGCCGTCCGGCCGCGCACCCGCTACTCACCCGGCTGGGACGCCAAGCTCTTCTGGCTGCCGCTGTCCTACATGCCAACCTGCATCAGTGACTACATCCTGGGAAGAGAAGCCATTCCTATTGCCAAGCCGATGCAATAG
- the LOC119015532 gene encoding bile salt export pump-like — MPTGSVRLQSIKKLGQENQSYDFSGEEPAGSYMSMTTSKDNEKDQGKEDQPAIRVGFFQLFRFATCRDVLMMVIGSVCAVLHGSAQPLMLLVFGMLTDAFIEYDVELNELNDDRKECVNNTIQWKRNYTAANSQNNSDWFMHNSSWEMLRPLGNRSCGLLDIEYEMTLFAFYYVGIGAAVFLLGYFQISLWVTSAARQIKLIREMYFSRVMRMEIGWFDCTSVGELNTRMSDDINKINDAMADQVAIFLQRFTTFVCGFCIGFVKGWKLTLVIVAASPLIGVGAGLMALFVAKLTGMELQAYAKAGAVADEVLSSIRTVAAFGGELKEVQRYDKNLVWAQRWGIRKGLIMGFFTGYMWLIIFLCYGLAFWYGSSLVVDTAEYTPGTLMQVFFGVLVAAMNLGQASPCLEAFAAGRGAATIIFETIDREPEIDCLSEAGYKLDRVKGDIEFHNVTFHYPSRPEVKILDQLSVAVKSGETTAFVGPSGAGKSTAIQLIQRFYDPKEGMVTLDGHDIRGLNIQWLRSLIGIVEQEPVLFATTIAENIRYGRPGVSMEDIITAAKEANAYNFILDLPKKFDTLVGEGGGQMSGGQKQRIAIARALVRNPRILLLDMATSALDNESEAVVQEALDKVRMGRTTISIAHRLSTIKNADVIVGFEHGRAVEKGKHNELLERKGVYFTLVTLQSQGDQALNEKAREMANKDDETERLSRAGSYRASLRASIRQRSRSQLSKLMPDSVSLTGELGPRAYSVSQADKSKNAIPEEEEEEAVEPAPVTRILKYNIPEWPYMLFGSIGAAINGGVNPVYALLFSQILATFAITDPVVQRREIDSVCMFFVAVGVVSFFTQMLQGYAFSKSGELLTRRLRRLGFHAMLGQEIGWFDDHRNSPGALTTRLATDASQVQGATGSQIGMIVNSLTNIGVAVLMSFYFSWKLTMLILCFLPFIALSGGFQAKMLTGFAKEDKAAMEAAGQISGEALNNIRTIAGLGKERSFVEIYTAQLDAPYEAALKKANVYGACYGFAQCIIFFTNSASYRFGGYLVRQEGLHFSLVFRVISAIVTSGTALGRASSYTPDYAKAKISAARFFQLLDRVPQISVYSNKGDKWDNFQGNIDFIDCKFTYPTRPDIQVLNGLNVSVKPGQTLAFVGSSGCGKSTSVQLLERFYDPDQGRVLIDGHDSTHVNVPFLRSKIGIVSQEPILFDCSIAENIKYGDNLREISMNDVISAAKKAQLHDFVMGLPEKYDTNVGAQGSQLSRGQKQRIAIARAIIRDPKILLLDEATSALDTESEKTVQAALDKAREGRTCIVIAHRLSTIQNSDIIAVMSRGFVIEKGSHDQLMALKGAYYKLVTTGAPIS; from the exons ATGCCGACTGGATCAGTAAGACTGCAAAGCATTAAAAAACTGGGACAGGAAAACCAAAGCTATGACTTTTCGGGTGAAG aacCAGCTGGCTCCTATAT GTCCATGACAACTTCAAAGGACAATGAGAA AGATCAGGGAAAAGAGGACCAACCAGCGATAAGGGTCGGCTTCTTTCAGCTG TTCCGTTTTGCCACATGCCGCGATGTACTGATGATGGTGATAGGTAGCGTGTGCGCCGTGCTGCACGGCTCGGCCCAGCCGCTCATGCTGCTGGTGTTCGGTATGCTCACCGACGCCTTCATCGAGTACGACGTGGAGCTGAACGAGCTGAACGACGACAGGAAGGAGTGCGTCAACAACACGATCCAGTGGAAGAGGAACTACACGGCGGCGAACAGCCAGAACAACTCGGACTGGTTCATGCACAATTCATCATGGGAGATGCTCCGACCGCTGGGCAACAGGTCGTGCGG GCTCCTCGACATTGAATATGAAATGACATTATTTGCCTTCTACTACGTTGGAATTGGAGCAGCTGTCTTCTTGCTGGGATACTTTCAG ATCTCCCTGTGGGTGACGTCTGCTGCCAGGCAGATCAAGCTCATCAGAGAAATGTACTTCAGCAGAGTGATGAGGATGGAGATCGGCTGGTTTGACTGCACCTCCGTAGGGGAGCTCAACACTCGCATGTCAGA TGATATCAACAAGATCAATGATGCCATGGCGGATCAAGTGGCCATTTTTCTGCAGCGCTTCACCACGTTTGTGTGCGGCTTCTGCATCGGCTTCGTGAAAGGATGGAAGCTAACGCTCGTCATTGTCGCAGCAAGTCCGCTGATCGGCGTTGGAGCCGGTCTGATGGCTCTG ttCGTGGCTAAGCTAACAGGGATGGAGCTGCAGGCCTACGCTAAAGCTGGAGCTGTTGCTGATGAGGTGCTTTCATCCATCAGGACTGTGGCTGCTTTTGGTGGAGAGTTGAAAGAAGTCCAAAG gTACGACAAGAACTTGGTCTGGGCTCAGCGCTGGGGCATCAGAAAAGGTCTGATCATGGGCTTTTTCACCGGATACATGTGGCTGATCATCTTTCTGTGCTATGGACTGGCCTTCTGGTATGGCTCCAGTCTGGTGGTGGACACCGCGGAGTACACACCAGGAACACTAATGCAG GTGTTCTTTGGTGTTTTGGTCGCAGCCATGAATCTGGGCCAGGCCTCCCCGTGTCTGGAGGCGTTCGCTGCAGGTCGCGGAGCTGCCACCATCATCTTTGAGACTATTGACAGA GAGCCTGAGATTGATTGTTTATCCGAGGCTGGATACAAGCTCGACAGGGTCAAAGGAGATATCGAGTTTCACAATGTGACTTTCCACTACCCCTCCAGACCTGAAGTCAAG ATCCTGGACCAGCTCAGTGTTGCAGTCAAGTCGGGGGAGACGACAGCCTTTGTGGGCCCGAGTGGAGCTGGGAAGAGTACCGCGATCCAGCTCATCCAGCGCTTCTACGATCCTAAAGAGGGAATG GTGACCCTGGACGGTCACGACATTAGGGGACTCAACATCCAATGGCTGCGCTCGCTGATTGGCATCGTGGAGCAGGAGCCTGTGCTGTTCGCCACCACCATCGCTGAGAATATACGCTACGGCCGACCCGGCGTCTCCATGGAGGACATCATCACCGCTGCGAAGGAGGCCAATGCCTACAACTTCATCTTGGACCTGCCGAAG AAATTCGACACCTTGGTAGGGGAGGGCGGAGGTCAGATGAGCGGCGGTCAGAAGCAGCGTATCGCCATCGCTCGAGCGCTCGTCAGGAATCCTCGGATCCTGCTGCTGGACATGGCGACCTCTGCCCTTGACAACGAGAGCGAGGCCGTAGTTCAGGAAGCTTTGGATAAA GTACGCATGGGTCGCACCACCATCTCTATCGCCCATCGGCTGTCCACCATAAAGAACGCCGATGTGATCGTCGGCTTTGAGCACGGCCGAGCTGTGGAGAAGGGCAAGCACAACGAGCTGCTGGAGAGGAAGGGGGTCTACTTCACTCTTGTCACCCTGCAGAGCCAAGGAGACCAGGCTCTGAACGAGAAGGCTCGGGAAA TGGCTAACAAAGACGACGAGACAGAGAGGCTGTCCAGGGCGGGCAGCTACCGCGCCAGTTTGAG AGCGTCGATCCGCCAGCGGTCCCGATCTCAGCTGTCCAAGCTGATGCCAGACTCTGTTTCCTTAACTGGAGAGCTCGGCCCCAGAgcttactctgtgtcacaggCAGACAAATCCAAG AATGCCatcccagaggaggaggaggaagaggccgTGGAGCCGGCTCCAGTCACCAGGATCCTCAAGTACAACATACCTGAGTGGCCCTACATGCTTTTTGGATCCATCGGGGCTGCCATAAACGGAGGAGTCAACCCCGTCTACGCTCTGCTGTTCAGTCAGATCCTGGCG acCTTCGCAATAACGGACCCCGTGGTTCAGAGGAGGGAGATTGATAGCGTCTGCATGTTCTTTGTTGCGGTCGGCGTGGTCTCCTTCTTCACCCAGATGCTGCAG GGTTATGCCTTCTCCAAGTCTGGAGAGCTGCTGACCCGCAGGTTAAGGCGGCTTGGCTTCCATGCCATGCTGGGTCAAGAGATCGGCTGGTTTGATGATCACAGAAACAGCCCTGGAGCTCTGACCACGCGTCTGGCCACCGACGCCTCACAAGTCCAGGGA GCCACGGGCTCACAGATCGGCATGATCGTCAACTCCCTGACCAACATCGGCGTGGCCGTCCTCATGTCCTTCTACTTCAGCTGGAAGCTCACGATGCTCATCCTGTGCTTCCTGCCGTTCATCGCTCTGTCGGGTGGCTTCCAGGCTAAGATGCTGACGGGGTTCGCGAAGGAGGACAAGGCGGCCATGGAGGCGGCCGGACAG ATTTCTGGTGAGGCGCTGAACAACATCCGCACCATCGCAGGCCTGGGGAAAGAGAGGAGCTTCGTAGAAATCTACACGGCCCAGCTCGACGCTCCGTATGAGGCGGCCCTGAAGAAGGCCAACGTGTACGGGGCCTGCTACGGTTTCGCCCAGTGCATCATCTTCTTCACCAACTCGGCCTCCTACAGGTTTGGAGGCTACCTGGTGCGACAGGAGGGGCTCCACTTCAGCCTGGTGTTCAG gGTCATCTCAGCCATCGTCACCAGCGGCACAGCCCTCGGCAGAGCCTCCTCCTACACACCGGACTACGCCAAGGCCAAGATTTCAGCAGCTCgcttcttccagctgctggacCGAGTGCCTCAGATCAGCGTCTACAGCAACAAAGGAGATAAATGG gatAACTTCCAGGGGAACATTGACTTCATTGACTGTAAGTTCACCTACCCCACCAGGCCAGACATCCAGGTCTTGAATGGGCTGAATGTGTCGGTGAAGCCCGGCCAGACGCTGGCCTTTGTGGGCAGCAGCGGCTGCGGGAAGAGCACCAGCGTTCAGCTGCTGGAGAGGTTTTATGATCCCGACCAGGGCAGAGTG CTGATTGATGGCCACGACTCCACTCATGTCAACGTGCCCTTCCTGCGCTCCAAGATTGGCATCGTGTCCCAGGAGCCCATCCTGTTCGACTGCAGCATCGCCGAGAACATCAAGTATGGCGACAACCTGCGGGAGATCAGCATGAACGACGTCATCTCCGCCGCCAAGAAGGCCCAGCTCCACGACTTTGTCATGGGGCTGCCTGAG AAATACGACACAAACGTCGGCGCCCAGGGTTCTCAGTTGTCTCGCGGACAGAAGCAGCGCATCGCCATCGCCAGAGCGATCATACGTGACCCCAAGATCCTGCTCCTGGACGAGGCGACCTCGGCCCTGGACACCGAGAGCGAGAAG ACGGTGCAGGCAGCCCTGGACAAAGCCAGAGAGGGACGGACCTGCATCGTCATCGCCCATCGCCTGTCCACCATCCAGAACTCCGACATCATCGCCGTCATGTCCAGGGGCTTCGTGATCGAGAAGGGATCGCACGACCAGCTCATGGCCCTGAAGGGAGCGTACTACAAGCTGGTTACCACAGGAGCACCAATCAGCTAA